From the genome of Motilibacter aurantiacus, one region includes:
- the ribD gene encoding bifunctional diaminohydroxyphosphoribosylaminopyrimidine deaminase/5-amino-6-(5-phosphoribosylamino)uracil reductase RibD — MTGTTASQAEVAAMRRAVELAALGAATAAPNPVVGCVVLGPAGETVGEGWHERPGGPHAEVAALRAAGPAARGATAVVTLEPCRHTGRTGPCTQALLAAGVSRVVYAVPDPSPVAGGGAAELRAAGVDVAGGLLAAEAEAGNRRWLTAARLGRPEIVWKYAATLDGRVAAADRTSRWITSAEARADVHALRADVDAVIAGVGTVLADDPQLTVRGVPVDRQPLRVVVDSAGRTPPGSRVLDDAAPTWVATAGELGRGPDGRVDLGALARGLSARGVLRAMVEGGPTLAGALLRAGLVDRVVGYVAPALLGAGPAALGEAGVGTIAGAYRLELVDVRRVGPDLRLEAVPVAAGQLIEAKE, encoded by the coding sequence ATGACGGGTACGACGGCGAGTCAGGCGGAGGTCGCCGCTATGCGCCGTGCGGTCGAGCTCGCCGCCCTCGGCGCGGCCACGGCCGCCCCGAACCCCGTCGTCGGCTGCGTGGTGCTGGGCCCGGCCGGCGAGACCGTCGGCGAGGGCTGGCACGAGCGCCCCGGCGGCCCGCACGCCGAGGTCGCCGCCTTGCGCGCTGCCGGGCCCGCCGCCCGCGGGGCGACCGCCGTCGTGACCCTCGAGCCCTGCCGCCACACCGGGCGGACCGGCCCCTGCACACAGGCACTGCTCGCGGCCGGCGTCTCCCGGGTCGTCTACGCGGTGCCGGACCCGTCGCCGGTCGCCGGGGGAGGCGCCGCCGAGCTGCGCGCCGCGGGGGTGGACGTCGCGGGCGGCCTGCTCGCCGCGGAGGCCGAGGCCGGCAACCGCCGCTGGCTCACCGCGGCGCGGCTGGGGCGCCCCGAGATCGTCTGGAAGTACGCCGCCACGCTCGACGGGCGTGTCGCCGCCGCCGACCGCACCAGCCGCTGGATCACCAGCGCCGAGGCTCGCGCCGACGTCCATGCGCTGCGCGCGGACGTGGACGCGGTGATCGCCGGGGTCGGGACGGTCCTGGCCGACGACCCCCAGCTCACCGTGCGCGGCGTGCCCGTCGACCGCCAGCCGCTGCGCGTGGTGGTCGACAGCGCCGGCCGGACGCCGCCGGGCAGCCGCGTCCTCGACGACGCCGCGCCCACCTGGGTGGCGACGGCAGGCGAGCTGGGCCGCGGCCCCGACGGCCGCGTCGACCTGGGGGCGCTGGCCCGCGGGCTGTCCGCCCGCGGCGTGCTGCGCGCCATGGTCGAGGGCGGGCCCACGCTCGCCGGCGCGCTGCTGCGGGCCGGGCTGGTCGACCGGGTGGTCGGCTACGTCGCGCCCGCGCTGCTCGGCGCCGGGCCGGCGGCCCTGGGCGAGGCGGGCGTGGGGACGATCGCCGGGGCGTACCGCCTCGAGCTGGTCGACGTGCGGCGCGTCGGGCCGGACCTCCGCCTGGAGGCCGTCCCGGTCGCGGCGGGGCAACTCATCGAGGCGAAGGAGTAG
- the rpe gene encoding ribulose-phosphate 3-epimerase, whose translation MTVQISPSILSADFTDLAREVARIAPAADWVHVDVMDAHFVPNLTIGLPVVERLAQVSELPLDCHLMIADPDRWAPEYAEAGARSVTFHAEAVSAPVRLARELRARGARAGLALNPATPVEPYADLLPELDMLLLMTVEPGFGGQKFLDLVLPKLRRARELVQRSGAEVWLQVDGGVAADTVERVVEAGANVLVAGSAVYGAADPAEAVRGLRALAEGGAAADA comes from the coding sequence ATGACGGTCCAGATCTCGCCGAGCATCCTGAGCGCGGACTTCACCGACCTGGCGCGGGAGGTCGCCCGGATCGCGCCGGCCGCGGACTGGGTCCACGTCGACGTCATGGACGCCCACTTCGTGCCCAACCTGACGATCGGCCTGCCCGTCGTCGAGCGGCTGGCCCAGGTGAGCGAGCTGCCCCTCGACTGCCACCTGATGATCGCAGACCCCGACCGCTGGGCACCGGAGTACGCCGAAGCCGGCGCACGCTCGGTGACCTTCCATGCCGAGGCGGTGAGCGCGCCCGTGCGCCTGGCCCGCGAGCTGCGGGCGCGCGGCGCCCGGGCAGGGCTCGCGCTCAACCCGGCGACCCCGGTCGAGCCGTACGCCGACCTGCTGCCCGAGCTGGACATGCTGCTGCTCATGACCGTCGAGCCCGGGTTCGGGGGGCAGAAGTTCCTCGACCTGGTCCTGCCCAAGCTGCGCCGCGCCCGCGAGCTCGTGCAGCGCTCGGGCGCGGAGGTCTGGCTGCAGGTGGACGGCGGGGTCGCGGCCGACACGGTCGAGCGCGTGGTCGAGGCGGGGGCGAACGTGCTCGTCGCCGGGTCGGCGGTCTACGGCGCCGCGGACCCGGCGGAGGCGGTGCGCGGGCTGCGCGCGCTCGCCGAGGGCGGGGCAGCCGCCGACGCCTGA
- a CDS encoding GGDEF domain-containing protein: protein MQTFRRLLGSLLRVQHPDPDVRRRGRVLIALCSSVSGLAVALTPIVAQLSDARSGLWSLGLTALAYLGAVPLARRGHVGIAGAFVVCSFGAILAGIVHATNSQLAPVYSSIVVLAGGLVVRVRAVPLVLAATLALILLLPSIAGDGTRPSSYHDVEVAGVLLSVVAAFAAFVTSRIVSTLLREAEHERQRAADLAGRLSEANGRLEARVAERTEELEEALRRSRLLAGQLEGLTRRDVLTGLGNRRALDAALRAIDSRREPPAAISLAVCDIDDFKHVNDRYGHPAGDEVLRRVAATLDAGRRAGDLVVRLGGEEFVLLLPGAGQRQAAEACERLRAAVAALDLDAVSPGLRVTMSVGVATGGPGPAHPRLGALLGTADTHLYEAKRAGKDRVVLGQLEAGQPTVPA, encoded by the coding sequence GTGCAGACCTTCCGTCGCCTACTGGGCTCCCTGCTGCGCGTGCAGCACCCCGACCCGGACGTACGCCGACGCGGGCGGGTCCTCATCGCCCTCTGCTCCAGCGTGTCCGGCCTGGCCGTCGCGCTCACCCCGATCGTCGCGCAGCTCTCCGACGCGCGCAGCGGGCTCTGGAGCCTCGGCCTGACCGCGCTGGCCTACCTCGGCGCCGTGCCGCTCGCGCGCCGCGGCCACGTCGGCATCGCCGGCGCGTTCGTCGTCTGCAGCTTCGGAGCCATCCTGGCCGGCATCGTCCACGCGACCAACTCCCAGCTCGCGCCGGTCTACAGCTCCATCGTCGTGCTCGCCGGCGGGCTCGTCGTCCGCGTCCGCGCGGTGCCGCTCGTGCTGGCGGCCACGCTCGCGCTGATCCTCCTGCTGCCGTCGATAGCAGGGGACGGGACCCGGCCGTCCAGCTACCACGACGTCGAGGTGGCCGGCGTGCTCCTGTCGGTCGTCGCGGCCTTCGCGGCGTTCGTCACCTCGCGCATCGTCTCCACCCTGCTGCGCGAGGCCGAGCACGAGCGCCAGCGCGCCGCCGACCTCGCCGGACGGCTCTCCGAGGCCAACGGCCGGCTCGAGGCCCGGGTCGCCGAGCGCACCGAGGAGCTGGAGGAGGCGCTGCGCCGCTCCCGCCTGCTGGCCGGGCAGCTGGAGGGCCTCACCCGCCGCGACGTGCTCACCGGTCTCGGCAACCGGCGAGCGCTGGACGCCGCGCTGCGCGCCATCGACTCCCGCCGCGAGCCGCCTGCCGCGATCAGCCTGGCCGTCTGCGACATCGACGACTTCAAGCACGTCAACGACAGGTACGGCCACCCGGCCGGGGACGAGGTGCTGCGCCGCGTCGCGGCCACCCTGGACGCCGGTCGCCGGGCCGGCGACCTCGTCGTCCGCCTCGGGGGCGAGGAGTTCGTGCTGTTGCTGCCCGGGGCGGGGCAGCGCCAGGCCGCCGAGGCGTGCGAGCGGCTCCGGGCCGCCGTCGCCGCCCTGGACCTGGACGCGGTCTCCCCCGGGCTGCGCGTCACGATGAGCGTCGGGGTCGCGACGGGCGGCCCGGGCCCTGCCCATCCGCGGCTCGGCGCACTGCTCGGGACCGCCGACACGCACCTCTACGAGGCCAAGCGGGCCGGCAAGGACCGCGTGGTGCTCGGGCAGCTCGAGGCCGGGCAGCCGACCGTCCCCGCCTGA
- a CDS encoding RsmB/NOP family class I SAM-dependent RNA methyltransferase: protein MSPADGGHAPRARSGPAAPGPSRRGGPRRASAGARPARSSDPARDTAYAVLTAVRERDAYANLVLPALLRERRLDPRDAALATELAYGTLRGLGTYDAVLAACADRPLGRVDPPVLDALRMGAHQLLSTRVPPHAAVSATVDLVRKGPSRGAAGFANAVLRRVTTRDRDAWLAELAPPLDEDPVGHLALAHAHPRWVVRALRDALDGSMEETAAALEADNVRPAVTLAVRPGRADVEELIAEGASPGSWSPYAAVLAGGDPGDLPEVRAGQAGVQDEGSQLVALAVAGAPLDGPDVAWLDGCAGPGGKAALLAGLAAGRGARVLAAELAPHRARLVAQAAVPTGAAAVVVADSTAPPWRAGVFDRVVVDVPCSGLGALRRRPEARWRRKPEDVVRLGPLQRALLRSALASARPGGVVAYATCSPHRAETRDVVDDVLAGRDDVERIDARRVLDAVTARPLPALGEGPDVQLWPHRHGTDAMYLALLRRR, encoded by the coding sequence GTGAGCCCGGCCGACGGAGGGCACGCCCCGCGTGCCCGCTCCGGTCCGGCGGCGCCCGGCCCGTCGCGGCGCGGGGGGCCGCGACGTGCCTCTGCCGGGGCGCGCCCCGCGCGCTCGTCCGACCCGGCCCGCGACACCGCGTACGCCGTGCTCACCGCCGTCCGCGAGCGTGACGCGTACGCCAACCTGGTCCTGCCCGCGCTGCTGCGCGAGCGGCGGCTCGACCCGCGCGACGCCGCGCTCGCCACCGAGCTGGCCTACGGCACCCTGCGCGGGCTCGGCACGTACGACGCGGTCCTCGCCGCGTGCGCGGACCGGCCGCTCGGCCGCGTCGACCCGCCGGTGCTCGATGCCCTGCGCATGGGCGCCCACCAGCTGCTCTCGACCCGGGTCCCGCCCCACGCGGCCGTGTCGGCGACCGTCGACCTGGTGCGCAAGGGGCCTTCTCGCGGGGCCGCGGGGTTCGCGAACGCGGTGCTGCGACGGGTCACCACCCGGGACCGGGACGCGTGGCTGGCCGAGCTCGCGCCGCCGCTCGACGAGGACCCCGTGGGGCACCTCGCACTGGCCCACGCGCACCCGCGCTGGGTGGTGCGCGCGCTGCGTGACGCCCTGGACGGGTCCATGGAGGAGACGGCCGCCGCGCTCGAGGCCGACAACGTGCGCCCGGCGGTGACGCTGGCGGTGCGTCCCGGCCGCGCCGACGTGGAGGAGCTCATCGCCGAGGGAGCCAGCCCCGGCTCCTGGTCGCCGTACGCCGCGGTGCTCGCCGGCGGCGACCCCGGCGACCTGCCCGAGGTCCGCGCCGGCCAGGCCGGTGTGCAGGACGAGGGGAGCCAGCTGGTCGCGCTGGCCGTGGCGGGCGCCCCGCTGGACGGGCCGGACGTGGCCTGGCTCGACGGGTGCGCCGGGCCCGGTGGCAAGGCTGCGCTGCTCGCCGGGCTGGCTGCCGGGCGCGGGGCGCGCGTGCTCGCGGCCGAGCTGGCGCCGCACCGGGCCCGGCTGGTGGCGCAGGCGGCGGTGCCGACGGGGGCGGCGGCCGTGGTCGTCGCCGACTCGACGGCCCCGCCCTGGCGGGCGGGCGTGTTCGACCGGGTCGTGGTCGACGTGCCCTGCAGCGGGCTGGGCGCGCTGCGGCGTCGCCCGGAGGCACGGTGGCGGCGCAAGCCCGAGGACGTCGTCAGGCTCGGCCCGCTGCAGCGGGCGCTGCTGCGCTCCGCACTGGCCTCGGCCCGTCCCGGCGGCGTCGTCGCCTACGCCACGTGCAGCCCGCACCGGGCCGAGACCCGGGACGTGGTGGACGACGTGCTCGCGGGCCGCGACGACGTCGAGCGCATCGACGCCCGCCGGGTCCTGGACGCGGTGACGGCCCGGCCGCTCCCGGCGCTCGGCGAGGGGCCGGACGTGCAGCTCTGGCCGCACCGGCACGGCACCGACGCGATGTACCTCGCCCTGCTGCGCCGGCGCTGA
- the fmt gene encoding methionyl-tRNA formyltransferase translates to MRLVFAGTPDVALPSLDALLGSRHEVVAVVTRPDAPAGRGRRLAPSPVAERAVAAGVEVLKPARPRDPDFLERLAELAPDCCPVVAYGALVPRAALDIPRHGWVNLHFSLLPAWRGAAPVQHAVLAGDEVTGASTFLLEEGLDTGPVFGLVTEAVRPTDTSGDLLGRLAVSGAGLLAATLDAIEDGAAAPTPQPAEGVSLAPKLTVEDARLDWSQPAFAVDRRARACTPAPGPWTTFRGERLRLGPVRPQPDAPALAPGELVVDRAGARVGTATVPVLLGEVQPAGKRLMGAADWARGVRPEPGERLG, encoded by the coding sequence GTGCGCCTCGTCTTCGCCGGCACGCCGGACGTCGCCCTGCCCAGCCTCGACGCGCTGCTCGGCAGCCGGCACGAGGTCGTCGCCGTCGTCACCCGCCCCGACGCCCCCGCGGGCCGCGGGCGCCGGCTCGCGCCGAGCCCGGTCGCCGAGCGTGCCGTCGCCGCCGGGGTGGAGGTGCTCAAGCCCGCCCGGCCGCGGGACCCCGACTTCCTCGAGCGGCTCGCCGAGCTCGCGCCGGACTGCTGCCCCGTCGTCGCCTACGGGGCGCTCGTCCCGCGCGCGGCCCTGGACATCCCGCGCCACGGCTGGGTGAACCTGCACTTCAGCCTGCTGCCGGCCTGGCGTGGGGCGGCGCCCGTCCAGCACGCCGTCCTCGCCGGAGACGAGGTCACCGGGGCGAGCACGTTCCTGCTCGAGGAGGGGCTCGACACCGGGCCGGTCTTCGGGCTGGTCACCGAGGCCGTGCGGCCCACCGACACCAGCGGCGACCTGCTCGGCCGGCTGGCCGTGTCCGGAGCGGGTCTGCTCGCGGCGACGCTCGACGCGATCGAGGACGGCGCCGCGGCGCCGACCCCGCAGCCGGCCGAGGGCGTGAGCCTCGCGCCGAAGCTCACGGTCGAGGACGCCCGGCTCGACTGGTCCCAGCCGGCGTTCGCCGTCGACCGGCGCGCCCGCGCCTGCACGCCCGCGCCGGGGCCGTGGACGACGTTCCGCGGGGAGCGGCTGCGCCTCGGGCCGGTACGCCCGCAGCCGGACGCTCCCGCGCTGGCCCCCGGTGAGCTCGTCGTCGATCGCGCCGGCGCCCGCGTCGGCACCGCCACGGTGCCCGTCCTGCTCGGGGAGGTCCAGCCCGCCGGCAAGCGGCTCATGGGAGCCGCGGACTGGGCGCGCGGCGTACGCCCCGAGCCGGGCGAGCGGCTCGGGTGA
- the def gene encoding peptide deformylase has protein sequence MAIQPIRLFGDPVLRTKADPVVDFDKELRTLVKDLTETMMDAPGAGLAAPQIGVSLRVFTYHVDGELGHLINPSLDLSEEQQDGDEGCLSLPGMAFDTRRAMRVVAKGQNEHGDPVTLEGSAMLARCVQHETDHLDGILFIDRLDREQRKLALRALREAEWAGAPVPTVKDSPHATHGLAL, from the coding sequence GTGGCGATCCAGCCCATTCGACTGTTCGGCGACCCGGTGCTGCGCACCAAGGCGGACCCGGTCGTCGACTTCGACAAGGAGCTGCGCACTCTGGTCAAGGATCTGACCGAGACGATGATGGACGCGCCCGGCGCCGGGCTCGCCGCGCCGCAGATCGGCGTCTCGCTGCGCGTCTTCACCTACCACGTCGACGGCGAGCTCGGTCACCTCATCAACCCCAGCCTGGACCTGTCCGAGGAGCAGCAGGACGGCGACGAGGGCTGCCTCTCCCTGCCCGGCATGGCCTTCGACACCCGGCGGGCCATGCGGGTGGTCGCCAAGGGCCAGAACGAGCACGGCGACCCGGTCACGCTCGAGGGCAGCGCGATGCTCGCCCGCTGCGTCCAGCACGAGACCGACCACCTCGACGGCATCCTCTTCATCGACCGGCTGGACCGCGAGCAGCGCAAGCTGGCGCTGCGCGCCCTGCGCGAGGCCGAGTGGGCCGGCGCGCCGGTGCCGACCGTCAAGGACAGCCCGCACGCCACCCACGGCCTGGCGCTGTAG
- a CDS encoding primosomal protein N' — protein sequence MATGVEPPHEQLALVREQVRRARPKPADPPATSLPVARVAVDVPLAHLDRTFDYLVTEPQAEAAVPGARVRVRFAGRDVDGFVLDRAESSDHTGRLEPIRRVVSAEPVLTPEVARLARAVADRYAGTLADVLRLAVPPRHAAAEAEPAPPVPGTPVEPPEPGPWARYPDGASYLAALTAGSAPRAVWAALPGDAWPDEIALAVQATLAGGRGALVIVPDARDVARVDTALTERLGPGRHVALTAALGPAERYRRFLALRRGAASAVVGTRAAAFAPVGRLGLVVCWDDGDESLAEQRAPYPHAREVCLLRAAPRGLAADTPAACPPGLLLGGRTVTAEAMQLVETGWAHRLAAARVDVRAAAPRVRTAADGPRADDPLAAAARIPSSAWRTASAALEHGPVLVQVPRVGYVPALACSRCRTPARCPHCSGPLALRAGGSVPACRWCGRGGPGWRCAECGGTRPRAVVVGAARTAEELGRAFPRARVRQSSGEKPLLSVGSRPALVVATPGAEPVAEGGYAAALLLDPVALLARPDLRAEEEALRRWAGAAALVRPAAEGGEVVLCGDPGLPGVQALVRWDPFGAAAAQLADRGPLGLPPVARVATVTGPLRSVSAVLSDVRRTLEGAGVTGVDVGLPVQLEPSARAPGGPPPGATDEPPAARAVLRAPRSAGAALSAALATAQALRSARRDAEPVRVRVDPLDLG from the coding sequence ATCGCGACGGGAGTCGAGCCGCCGCACGAGCAGCTGGCGCTCGTGCGTGAGCAGGTGCGCCGCGCCCGTCCCAAGCCGGCCGACCCGCCTGCCACCTCCCTGCCGGTGGCGCGGGTCGCGGTCGACGTCCCGCTGGCGCACCTGGACCGCACGTTCGACTACCTCGTCACCGAGCCGCAGGCGGAGGCCGCGGTGCCCGGGGCGCGGGTCCGGGTGCGGTTCGCCGGCCGCGACGTGGACGGGTTCGTGCTCGACCGGGCCGAGTCCTCGGACCACACCGGCCGCTTGGAGCCGATCCGGCGGGTCGTCTCCGCCGAGCCCGTGCTGACCCCCGAGGTCGCCCGCCTCGCCCGCGCGGTGGCCGACCGCTACGCCGGCACCCTGGCCGACGTCCTGCGGCTCGCGGTGCCACCGCGGCACGCGGCCGCCGAGGCCGAGCCGGCCCCGCCGGTGCCCGGCACGCCGGTCGAGCCACCGGAGCCCGGCCCGTGGGCGCGCTACCCGGACGGGGCGTCCTACCTCGCGGCCCTGACCGCCGGGAGCGCGCCGCGAGCGGTCTGGGCCGCGCTGCCCGGGGACGCCTGGCCGGACGAGATCGCCCTGGCCGTGCAGGCCACCCTCGCGGGGGGCCGCGGCGCGCTGGTGATCGTGCCGGACGCGCGGGACGTGGCGCGGGTCGACACGGCGCTGACGGAGCGGCTGGGGCCGGGGCGGCACGTCGCCCTCACCGCCGCGCTCGGGCCGGCCGAGCGCTACCGCCGCTTCCTGGCGCTGCGCCGGGGCGCCGCCTCCGCGGTCGTGGGCACCCGGGCCGCGGCCTTCGCCCCGGTGGGACGGCTCGGGCTCGTCGTCTGCTGGGACGACGGGGACGAGAGCCTCGCCGAGCAGCGCGCGCCGTACCCCCACGCCCGGGAGGTCTGCCTGCTGCGCGCCGCGCCGCGCGGGCTGGCGGCCGACACGCCCGCCGCGTGCCCGCCCGGGCTGCTGCTCGGCGGTCGCACGGTCACCGCGGAGGCGATGCAGCTGGTGGAGACCGGCTGGGCGCACCGGCTGGCCGCCGCCCGCGTCGACGTGCGTGCGGCCGCGCCGCGGGTGCGCACGGCCGCGGACGGCCCGCGGGCCGACGACCCGCTGGCCGCCGCCGCCCGCATCCCCAGCTCGGCGTGGCGGACCGCGAGCGCGGCACTCGAGCACGGCCCGGTCCTCGTCCAGGTCCCCCGCGTGGGGTACGTCCCGGCGCTCGCCTGCAGCCGCTGCCGCACGCCGGCCCGCTGCCCGCACTGCTCGGGCCCGCTCGCCCTGCGCGCGGGCGGGTCGGTGCCGGCCTGCCGGTGGTGCGGGCGCGGCGGGCCGGGCTGGCGCTGCGCCGAGTGCGGCGGCACCCGTCCCCGCGCCGTGGTCGTGGGCGCCGCGCGCACCGCGGAGGAGCTCGGGCGCGCCTTCCCGCGCGCCCGCGTGCGCCAGAGCTCGGGGGAGAAGCCGCTGCTGAGCGTGGGCAGCCGCCCGGCCCTGGTGGTCGCCACGCCCGGCGCCGAGCCCGTCGCGGAGGGCGGCTATGCCGCCGCGCTGCTGCTGGACCCGGTGGCCCTGCTCGCCCGGCCCGACCTGCGTGCCGAGGAGGAGGCGCTGCGCCGGTGGGCGGGCGCCGCCGCTCTCGTGCGTCCGGCCGCCGAGGGGGGCGAGGTCGTGCTCTGCGGCGATCCCGGGCTGCCCGGTGTGCAGGCCCTCGTGCGCTGGGACCCGTTCGGCGCGGCCGCCGCCCAGCTCGCCGACCGTGGCCCGCTCGGGCTCCCCCCGGTCGCCCGGGTCGCCACGGTCACCGGCCCGCTGCGCTCGGTGTCCGCGGTCCTGTCGGACGTGCGCCGCACCCTGGAGGGCGCCGGCGTGACCGGAGTGGACGTCGGCCTCCCGGTGCAGCTCGAGCCCTCGGCGCGCGCCCCCGGCGGGCCGCCGCCGGGGGCGACGGACGAGCCCCCGGCGGCCCGCGCGGTCCTGCGCGCCCCGCGGTCGGCCGGGGCCGCGCTCTCGGCGGCGTTGGCCACGGCGCAGGCGCTGCGCTCGGCCCGGCGCGACGCCGAGCCGGTCAGGGTCCGGGTCGACCCGCTCGACCTCGGCTAG
- the metK gene encoding methionine adenosyltransferase: protein MSRRLFTSESVTEGHPDKIADRISDSVLDALLKDDPKSRVAVETLITTGQVHVAGEVTTQAYADIPGIVRDAVLEIGYDSSAKGFDGLSCGVSVSIGAQSPDIAQGVDVAYESRVEGDEDPLDRQGAGDQGLMFGYACDDTPELYPLPIALAHRLAQRLTAARKEGTLPYLRPDGKTQVTIEYDGDRAVRLDTVVVSSQHAEDIDIVGMLAPDIEEHVIKPVLAEAAPEGLQTEGHRLLVNPTGKFVIGGPMGDAGLTGRKIIVDTYGGMARHGGGAFSGKDPSKVDRSAAYAMRWVAKNVVAAGLAKRCEVQVAYAIGKAHPVGLFVETFGTGTLSDEMIQDAVLEVFDLRPAAIIRDLDLLRPIYAATSAYGHFGRDLPDFTWERTDRADALRSAAGA, encoded by the coding sequence GTGTCCCGACGCCTGTTCACGTCCGAGTCCGTCACCGAGGGCCACCCGGACAAGATCGCCGACCGCATCAGCGACTCGGTGCTCGACGCCCTGCTCAAGGACGACCCCAAGAGCCGCGTCGCCGTCGAGACCCTCATCACGACCGGCCAGGTGCACGTCGCCGGCGAGGTCACGACGCAGGCGTACGCCGACATCCCCGGCATCGTCCGGGACGCCGTGCTCGAGATCGGCTACGACTCCTCCGCCAAGGGCTTCGACGGCCTGTCCTGCGGCGTGTCGGTCTCGATCGGCGCGCAGTCCCCGGACATCGCGCAGGGCGTCGACGTCGCCTACGAGTCGCGCGTCGAGGGCGACGAGGACCCGCTGGACCGCCAGGGGGCCGGCGACCAGGGCCTGATGTTCGGCTACGCGTGCGACGACACGCCCGAGCTCTACCCGCTGCCGATCGCGCTCGCGCACCGGCTGGCGCAGCGGCTGACGGCCGCGCGCAAGGAGGGCACGCTCCCGTACCTCCGCCCCGACGGCAAGACCCAGGTCACCATCGAGTACGACGGCGACCGCGCCGTCCGCCTCGACACCGTGGTCGTCTCCAGCCAGCACGCCGAGGACATCGACATCGTCGGGATGCTCGCACCGGACATCGAGGAGCACGTCATCAAGCCCGTGCTCGCCGAGGCGGCGCCCGAGGGACTGCAGACCGAGGGCCACCGGCTGCTCGTGAACCCGACCGGCAAGTTCGTCATCGGCGGCCCGATGGGCGACGCCGGACTGACCGGCCGCAAGATCATCGTCGACACCTACGGCGGCATGGCCCGTCACGGCGGCGGCGCGTTCTCCGGCAAGGACCCGTCCAAGGTGGACCGCTCCGCGGCCTACGCCATGCGGTGGGTCGCGAAGAACGTCGTCGCGGCGGGCCTCGCCAAGCGCTGCGAGGTGCAGGTCGCGTACGCGATCGGCAAGGCCCACCCGGTCGGCCTGTTCGTCGAGACGTTCGGCACCGGGACCCTCTCCGACGAGATGATCCAGGACGCCGTGCTCGAGGTCTTCGACCTGCGCCCGGCCGCGATCATCCGGGACCTGGACCTGCTGCGCCCGATCTACGCGGCGACGTCGGCGTACGGTCACTTCGGCCGCGACCTGCCCGACTTCACCTGGGAGCGCACCGACCGCGCGGACGCGCTGCGCTCGGCCGCCGGCGCCTGA
- the coaBC gene encoding bifunctional phosphopantothenoylcysteine decarboxylase/phosphopantothenate--cysteine ligase CoaBC, giving the protein MAEIVLGVTGGIAAYKACELLRRLREAGHGVTVVPTDAALRFVGAPTWEALSGRPVRRDVWSDAAEVPHVRIGRSADLVVVAPATADLLARAAHGLADDLLTNVLLTARCPVLFAPAMHTEMWEHPATRANVALLRERGVQVLDPAVGRLTGADSGPGRLPEPAQIAEACRRALARAGSPGALHDLAGRRVVVSAGGTREHLDPVRFLGNRSSGRQGWALATTALARGARVDLVAANVALPAPAGANVVPVGSAADLHDAVLGLAAGADAVVMAAAVADFRPVARADAKIKKAGSGAPPIELEQTPDVLAGLVQARDAGRLGAPVLVGFAAETGDESADVLTHGRAKLARKRCDLLVVNEVGDGARATGFESPDNAGVVLGLDGSERAVPPGPKEALADVVWDAVGRLLAR; this is encoded by the coding sequence ATGGCTGAGATCGTGCTGGGCGTGACCGGCGGCATCGCCGCCTACAAGGCGTGCGAGCTGCTGCGCCGGCTGCGCGAGGCCGGGCACGGGGTCACCGTCGTGCCGACCGACGCGGCGCTGCGCTTCGTCGGGGCCCCGACCTGGGAGGCCCTGTCCGGGCGCCCGGTGCGGCGCGACGTCTGGTCCGACGCCGCCGAGGTCCCGCACGTGCGCATCGGGCGGTCCGCCGACCTCGTCGTCGTCGCACCGGCCACCGCCGACCTGCTGGCCCGGGCCGCCCACGGCCTCGCCGACGACCTGCTCACCAACGTCCTGCTCACCGCGCGCTGCCCGGTGCTGTTCGCGCCGGCGATGCACACCGAGATGTGGGAGCACCCGGCGACCCGGGCCAACGTCGCCCTGCTGCGCGAGCGCGGCGTGCAGGTGCTCGACCCCGCCGTCGGCCGGCTGACCGGCGCCGACTCCGGCCCCGGCCGGCTGCCCGAGCCGGCCCAGATCGCCGAGGCCTGCCGACGCGCCCTGGCCCGGGCGGGCTCGCCCGGGGCGCTGCACGATTTGGCCGGGCGGCGGGTCGTCGTCTCCGCCGGCGGCACCCGCGAGCACCTCGACCCCGTCCGTTTTCTCGGCAACCGCTCGTCCGGGCGGCAGGGCTGGGCGCTGGCCACCACCGCGCTGGCCCGCGGGGCCCGGGTCGACCTCGTCGCCGCGAACGTCGCCCTGCCGGCCCCGGCCGGGGCGAACGTCGTCCCGGTCGGGTCGGCCGCCGACCTGCACGACGCGGTGCTCGGCCTCGCCGCGGGCGCCGACGCGGTGGTCATGGCCGCCGCCGTCGCCGACTTCCGCCCTGTCGCCCGGGCCGACGCGAAGATCAAGAAGGCCGGGAGCGGCGCCCCTCCGATCGAGCTCGAGCAGACCCCGGACGTGCTCGCCGGCCTCGTGCAGGCCCGGGACGCGGGACGGCTCGGCGCGCCCGTGCTCGTGGGCTTCGCCGCGGAGACCGGCGACGAGAGCGCGGACGTGCTCACCCACGGGCGGGCCAAGCTCGCCCGCAAGCGCTGTGACCTGCTCGTCGTCAACGAGGTGGGTGACGGCGCGCGCGCGACCGGCTTCGAGTCCCCGGACAACGCCGGTGTCGTGCTGGGCCTCGACGGCAGCGAGCGCGCGGTGCCGCCGGGGCCGAAGGAGGCGCTCGCCGACGTCGTCTGGGACGCGGTCGGCCGGCTGCTCGCGCGCTGA